One segment of Penaeus vannamei isolate JL-2024 chromosome 3, ASM4276789v1, whole genome shotgun sequence DNA contains the following:
- the LOC113824238 gene encoding GPI ethanolamine phosphate transferase 2-like isoform X1 — MKLSGLSHLLVEQIAVVTAILAYLSGIITVRPQPSPVEDGMTADEYRIGGSDYSLPPSRLQNDSHLTIDKTVLIVIDALRADHVSATNQPLMPFLHGLIAKGEAYSYVLRTATPTVTLPRIKSLVAGTIPGFMDVIDNFGAVELTDDNLIQRWVDKGRRVHFFGDSLWTKLFPTQFSKQEEVTSFFVTDFTEVDRNVTRNVRAALTSSDWDVLVLHYLGLDHIGHVEGPMSAHIGPKLQEMDKVVKEIHTALEEKGDRYLITICGDHGMSDAGGHGGSSHSEVTTSAVLLSNTFGKFSPGKTREVKQVDLVPTLALLTGVSIPDGNIGRPLTEVLSHMGLERRMLLHHRAAKQLLAIARGSGLFSANDNAELIFEEATRLHKQVLQSDNLEAERVCRFYQECQEMVSDALSSKLQSYDLMAIFASNVAVILTFTVCLWRLLTYPPDVREVGWANVCWCAGGTFLAWLLCCATIPGSCVCHLLQPTAWLLGLTFVYVLVMAGQVFLAGSSKRKQRVSAIKPLHQFLLVGTGFHTLSLLGTSLVEEEHQTVYFLLSSLHVGFIISLVIQIKRKVLMRTHSGSGWHGSDSFDAGRHKMDDDDVDEDVTELPTRIAGRGSEGSTWMQTLRRTPVKLLLLSVVSLSLSRLMRSWNSTGDKWKHLEDLGDGIRAAGGYVLLAVVLAGLVVAIFMFSQNCLPLVLVACACIFGRHFPLSSSGGVLEAQFTHFVIIILFVYGLLKAKLIDFKTPNSKTKSNLDVFEPEEEKMTVLLRYSVTALSLLCLLLQRADNIGLLALVMLQNYIMSSVLCKLTGTGLISSGAAALAVNWLAFAHFFYQGNSNSLATIDISAGFVGVTSYRPFVHGALIATQTFGGTFLTYLSYLMHIISRDAQKERWQYPLFVWWTVRLATVSLYLVNVTFQRHHLFILSVFTPKLLYEGAHLLVLCVLTLFMWSVEKICTVLEVSYRFE, encoded by the exons TGGGTCTGattactcactccctccctccaggcTGCAAAATGACTCCCACCTCACCATCGACAAGACAGTGCTGATTGTGATTGATGCGCTGCGAGCTGACCATGTGAGCGCAACCAATCAGCCGCTCATGCCCTTCCTTCATGGCCTCATTGCCAAGGGGGAGGCTTACAGTTATGTATTGCGCACGGCCACTCCGACTGTGACTCTCCCTAGGATCAAG TCCCTGGTCGCGGGAACAATTCCGGGGTTCATGGATGTCATTGATAACTTTGGTGCGGTAGAGCTGACGGACGACAACCTGATCCAGCGCTGGGTGGACAAGGGCAGGCGGGTACACTTCTTCGGAGATTCTCTGTGGACCAAATTGTTCCCTACGCAGTTTAGCAAGCAGGAGGAGGTGACCTCGTTCTTTGTGACGGATTTCACTGAG GTTGACAGAAATGTGACGCGGAACGTGCGAGCTGCCCTGACCTCCTCAGACTGGGATGTCCTTGTGCTGCACTACCTTGGCCTAGACCACATTGGCCATGTAGAGGGACCCATGAGTGCCCACATTGGACCTAAGCTGCAGGAGATGGACAAGGTTGTGAAGGAGATCCACACAGCACTTGAGGAAAAG GGAGACCGATATTTGATAACAATCTGTGGAGACCATGGAATGAGTGATGCAGGAGGTCACGGAGGGTCATCGCACTCTGAAGTCACCACGTCCGCTGTGCTGCTCTCAAACACTTTTGGGAAATTCAG CCCTGGCAAGACACGTGAAGTGAAGCAGGTGGACCTCGTCCCAACGCTTGCCCTCCTGACAGGTGTCTCCATCCCAGACGGGAACATTGGCAGGCCATTGACTGAAGTCCTGTCTCACatggggttggagaggaggatGCTTCTGCACCACAGGGCGGCCAAGCAGCTCCTAGCCATTGCAAGGGGGTCTGGCCTCTTTTCGGCgaatg ACAATGCCGAGCTGATCTTCGAGGAAGCCACGCGACTGCACAAGCAAGTCCTCCAGAGCGATAACCTGGAGGCGGAAAGGGTCTGCCGCTTTTACCAAGAGTGCCAAGAAATGGTATCGGATGCCTTGTCCTCCAAACTGCAGAGTTACGATCTCATGGCCATCTTTGCCTCTAACGTCGCTGTCATTCTG ACCTTCACCGTGTGCCTGTGGAGGTTGCTGACGTACCCTCCTGATGTGAGAGAGGTGGGATGGGCTAATGTGTGCTGGTGCGCAGGTGGGACATTCCTGGCCTGGCTTCTTTGCTGTGCCACCATTCCTGGCTCGTGTGTGTGCCACCTGCTGCAGCCGACTGCCTGGCTGCTGGGGCTGACTTTTGTGTACGTGCTGGTGATGGCAGGGCAGGTGTTCCTGGCAGGGAGCAGCAAGAGGAAGCAG CGAGTGAGTGCCATAAAGCCCTTGCATCAGTTCCTGCTTGTAGGCACGGGATTCCACACACTGAGCCTTCTGGGGACAAGCCTAGTGGAGGAGGAGCACCAGACTGTCTACTTTTTACTCAGTAGCCTCCACGTGGGCTTCATCATCAGCCTTGTCATCCAGATCAAGCGCAAGGTGCTTATGAGGACTCACTCTGGCTCAGGTTGGCACGGCTCGGACAGCTTCGATGCTGGAAGGCACAAGATGGATGATGATGACGTGGATGAGGATGTAACGGAGTTGCCCACACGGATTGCGGGAAGAGGTTCTGAAGGAAGCACGTGGATGCAGACCCTGCGAAGAACACCCGTCAAGCTGCTTCTTTTGTCAGTGGTGAGCCTGTCCCTGAGTCGCCTCATGAGGTCATGGAATTCCACTGGGGACAAGTGGAAACACCTGGAGGACCTAGGTGATGGGATACGTGCTGCTGGGGGCTATGTCCTTCTAGCAGTGGTTCTGGCAGGTCTGGTTGTGGCAATCTTCATGTTCTCGCAGAACTGCCTGCCCCTCGTGCTGGTTGCCTGTGCATGCATCTTTGGCCGCCACTTCCCACTCAGCTCCTCAGGGGGTGTCTTGGAGGCCCAGTTCACacactttgtcattatcatcctgttTGTGTATGGACTGCTGAAGGCAAAACTCATTGACTTTAAGACCCCCAACTCTAAGACCAAGAGCAACCTGGATGTGTTCgagccggaggaggagaagatgactgTATTGCTCAGGTACAGTGTGACGGCTCTAAGCCTGCTGTGTCTTCTCCTCCAGAGAGCAGATAACATAGGGCTCTTGGCTCTGGTCATGTTGCAGAACTACATCATGTCCTCTGTCTTGTGCAAACTTACTGGGACTGGGTTGATCTCTTCGGGTGCAGCTGCCCTAGCAGTCAACTGGCTTGCGTTTGCTCATTTCTTTTATCAG GGTAACAGTAATAGCCTGGCCACCATAGACATCAGTGCTGGCTTTGTGGGCGTCACCAGCTATCGCCCTTTCGTTCATGGAGCTCTCATTGCGACGCAGACTTTCGGAGGAACTTTCCTCACCTATCTCAGCTACCTCATGCACATTATCTCGAGGGATGCGCAGAAAGAGAG ATGGCAGTATCCCTTGTTTGTGTGGTGGACTGTAAGGCTTGCCACCGTGAGTCTCTACCTGGTCAACGTCACTTTCCAGCGGCATCACCTCTTCATATTGTCAGTGTTCACGCCAAAGCTCTTGTATGAAGGGGCTCACTTGCTTGTTCTGTGTGTCCTCACCTTGTTCATGTGGAGTGTCGAAAAGATCTGCACGGTGTTGGAGGTAAGTTACAGATTTGAGTAA
- the LOC113824238 gene encoding GPI ethanolamine phosphate transferase 2-like isoform X2, with product MKLSGLSHLLVEQIAVVTAILAYLSGIITVRPQPSPVEDGMTADEYRIGLQNDSHLTIDKTVLIVIDALRADHVSATNQPLMPFLHGLIAKGEAYSYVLRTATPTVTLPRIKSLVAGTIPGFMDVIDNFGAVELTDDNLIQRWVDKGRRVHFFGDSLWTKLFPTQFSKQEEVTSFFVTDFTEVDRNVTRNVRAALTSSDWDVLVLHYLGLDHIGHVEGPMSAHIGPKLQEMDKVVKEIHTALEEKGDRYLITICGDHGMSDAGGHGGSSHSEVTTSAVLLSNTFGKFSPGKTREVKQVDLVPTLALLTGVSIPDGNIGRPLTEVLSHMGLERRMLLHHRAAKQLLAIARGSGLFSANDNAELIFEEATRLHKQVLQSDNLEAERVCRFYQECQEMVSDALSSKLQSYDLMAIFASNVAVILTFTVCLWRLLTYPPDVREVGWANVCWCAGGTFLAWLLCCATIPGSCVCHLLQPTAWLLGLTFVYVLVMAGQVFLAGSSKRKQRVSAIKPLHQFLLVGTGFHTLSLLGTSLVEEEHQTVYFLLSSLHVGFIISLVIQIKRKVLMRTHSGSGWHGSDSFDAGRHKMDDDDVDEDVTELPTRIAGRGSEGSTWMQTLRRTPVKLLLLSVVSLSLSRLMRSWNSTGDKWKHLEDLGDGIRAAGGYVLLAVVLAGLVVAIFMFSQNCLPLVLVACACIFGRHFPLSSSGGVLEAQFTHFVIIILFVYGLLKAKLIDFKTPNSKTKSNLDVFEPEEEKMTVLLRYSVTALSLLCLLLQRADNIGLLALVMLQNYIMSSVLCKLTGTGLISSGAAALAVNWLAFAHFFYQGNSNSLATIDISAGFVGVTSYRPFVHGALIATQTFGGTFLTYLSYLMHIISRDAQKERWQYPLFVWWTVRLATVSLYLVNVTFQRHHLFILSVFTPKLLYEGAHLLVLCVLTLFMWSVEKICTVLEVSYRFE from the exons gcTGCAAAATGACTCCCACCTCACCATCGACAAGACAGTGCTGATTGTGATTGATGCGCTGCGAGCTGACCATGTGAGCGCAACCAATCAGCCGCTCATGCCCTTCCTTCATGGCCTCATTGCCAAGGGGGAGGCTTACAGTTATGTATTGCGCACGGCCACTCCGACTGTGACTCTCCCTAGGATCAAG TCCCTGGTCGCGGGAACAATTCCGGGGTTCATGGATGTCATTGATAACTTTGGTGCGGTAGAGCTGACGGACGACAACCTGATCCAGCGCTGGGTGGACAAGGGCAGGCGGGTACACTTCTTCGGAGATTCTCTGTGGACCAAATTGTTCCCTACGCAGTTTAGCAAGCAGGAGGAGGTGACCTCGTTCTTTGTGACGGATTTCACTGAG GTTGACAGAAATGTGACGCGGAACGTGCGAGCTGCCCTGACCTCCTCAGACTGGGATGTCCTTGTGCTGCACTACCTTGGCCTAGACCACATTGGCCATGTAGAGGGACCCATGAGTGCCCACATTGGACCTAAGCTGCAGGAGATGGACAAGGTTGTGAAGGAGATCCACACAGCACTTGAGGAAAAG GGAGACCGATATTTGATAACAATCTGTGGAGACCATGGAATGAGTGATGCAGGAGGTCACGGAGGGTCATCGCACTCTGAAGTCACCACGTCCGCTGTGCTGCTCTCAAACACTTTTGGGAAATTCAG CCCTGGCAAGACACGTGAAGTGAAGCAGGTGGACCTCGTCCCAACGCTTGCCCTCCTGACAGGTGTCTCCATCCCAGACGGGAACATTGGCAGGCCATTGACTGAAGTCCTGTCTCACatggggttggagaggaggatGCTTCTGCACCACAGGGCGGCCAAGCAGCTCCTAGCCATTGCAAGGGGGTCTGGCCTCTTTTCGGCgaatg ACAATGCCGAGCTGATCTTCGAGGAAGCCACGCGACTGCACAAGCAAGTCCTCCAGAGCGATAACCTGGAGGCGGAAAGGGTCTGCCGCTTTTACCAAGAGTGCCAAGAAATGGTATCGGATGCCTTGTCCTCCAAACTGCAGAGTTACGATCTCATGGCCATCTTTGCCTCTAACGTCGCTGTCATTCTG ACCTTCACCGTGTGCCTGTGGAGGTTGCTGACGTACCCTCCTGATGTGAGAGAGGTGGGATGGGCTAATGTGTGCTGGTGCGCAGGTGGGACATTCCTGGCCTGGCTTCTTTGCTGTGCCACCATTCCTGGCTCGTGTGTGTGCCACCTGCTGCAGCCGACTGCCTGGCTGCTGGGGCTGACTTTTGTGTACGTGCTGGTGATGGCAGGGCAGGTGTTCCTGGCAGGGAGCAGCAAGAGGAAGCAG CGAGTGAGTGCCATAAAGCCCTTGCATCAGTTCCTGCTTGTAGGCACGGGATTCCACACACTGAGCCTTCTGGGGACAAGCCTAGTGGAGGAGGAGCACCAGACTGTCTACTTTTTACTCAGTAGCCTCCACGTGGGCTTCATCATCAGCCTTGTCATCCAGATCAAGCGCAAGGTGCTTATGAGGACTCACTCTGGCTCAGGTTGGCACGGCTCGGACAGCTTCGATGCTGGAAGGCACAAGATGGATGATGATGACGTGGATGAGGATGTAACGGAGTTGCCCACACGGATTGCGGGAAGAGGTTCTGAAGGAAGCACGTGGATGCAGACCCTGCGAAGAACACCCGTCAAGCTGCTTCTTTTGTCAGTGGTGAGCCTGTCCCTGAGTCGCCTCATGAGGTCATGGAATTCCACTGGGGACAAGTGGAAACACCTGGAGGACCTAGGTGATGGGATACGTGCTGCTGGGGGCTATGTCCTTCTAGCAGTGGTTCTGGCAGGTCTGGTTGTGGCAATCTTCATGTTCTCGCAGAACTGCCTGCCCCTCGTGCTGGTTGCCTGTGCATGCATCTTTGGCCGCCACTTCCCACTCAGCTCCTCAGGGGGTGTCTTGGAGGCCCAGTTCACacactttgtcattatcatcctgttTGTGTATGGACTGCTGAAGGCAAAACTCATTGACTTTAAGACCCCCAACTCTAAGACCAAGAGCAACCTGGATGTGTTCgagccggaggaggagaagatgactgTATTGCTCAGGTACAGTGTGACGGCTCTAAGCCTGCTGTGTCTTCTCCTCCAGAGAGCAGATAACATAGGGCTCTTGGCTCTGGTCATGTTGCAGAACTACATCATGTCCTCTGTCTTGTGCAAACTTACTGGGACTGGGTTGATCTCTTCGGGTGCAGCTGCCCTAGCAGTCAACTGGCTTGCGTTTGCTCATTTCTTTTATCAG GGTAACAGTAATAGCCTGGCCACCATAGACATCAGTGCTGGCTTTGTGGGCGTCACCAGCTATCGCCCTTTCGTTCATGGAGCTCTCATTGCGACGCAGACTTTCGGAGGAACTTTCCTCACCTATCTCAGCTACCTCATGCACATTATCTCGAGGGATGCGCAGAAAGAGAG ATGGCAGTATCCCTTGTTTGTGTGGTGGACTGTAAGGCTTGCCACCGTGAGTCTCTACCTGGTCAACGTCACTTTCCAGCGGCATCACCTCTTCATATTGTCAGTGTTCACGCCAAAGCTCTTGTATGAAGGGGCTCACTTGCTTGTTCTGTGTGTCCTCACCTTGTTCATGTGGAGTGTCGAAAAGATCTGCACGGTGTTGGAGGTAAGTTACAGATTTGAGTAA